Proteins co-encoded in one Bacillus paramycoides genomic window:
- a CDS encoding TniQ family protein codes for MGVGSPYIECLTSYLIRLSEVHKVYPSSLLSYIVAPILDKEFFINSVKRGGNRFYDGARTINTFEKNAVDMVTVLEDLTGVKHLDQLTLMGLKDVIPSRYLLKNHLSWCPSCYEEQMNNEESYYNPLLWHLEVVKVCLKHKCRLEIYCPSCNKNLPILHRKSQNGYCVYCNTWLGIEKDSDPDLYNLDNNPKITLMAEQFIEYKEKISVLGNRQQIIRNLNYLVETYERGNLQRFAKNLNLAKTTLWDWCKGKVLPPLPRVLEICSLFDISPVYFYTQDISINKNLIILNVESLLRNQDTREIRFDRNRALSILGEYANNSERIISMTELAKLIGYPKRTLYEHFPDLCKIISAKNKEFIKRRTIQAYEDNCLIIDKCVEILGKHGVYPSRRKIEEIAHKPGLLKEKKLREYLNRLMQNEFSNDGR; via the coding sequence ATGGGAGTAGGAAGTCCTTATATTGAATGCTTAACAAGTTACTTGATTAGGTTATCAGAAGTACATAAAGTTTATCCGTCCTCGTTACTTTCTTATATCGTTGCACCAATACTTGATAAAGAATTTTTTATCAACAGTGTTAAAAGGGGAGGGAATAGATTTTACGATGGTGCCCGAACAATTAATACTTTTGAAAAAAATGCTGTAGACATGGTAACTGTTTTAGAAGATCTAACAGGAGTAAAGCATTTAGATCAATTGACATTAATGGGATTGAAGGACGTAATTCCATCGCGGTATTTACTAAAGAATCATTTATCTTGGTGTCCATCATGTTATGAAGAACAAATGAATAATGAAGAAAGTTATTATAATCCATTATTGTGGCACCTTGAGGTAGTTAAGGTATGCCTTAAGCATAAATGCAGATTAGAAATATATTGTCCTTCTTGCAATAAAAATCTCCCTATTTTACACAGGAAAAGTCAAAACGGATACTGTGTATATTGCAATACATGGCTCGGTATAGAAAAAGATAGTGATCCAGATTTATATAACCTGGATAATAATCCTAAAATAACTTTAATGGCGGAACAATTTATAGAATATAAAGAAAAGATATCAGTTTTAGGAAATAGACAACAAATCATTAGAAATTTAAATTACCTTGTTGAAACTTATGAACGGGGGAATCTACAAAGGTTTGCGAAGAACTTAAACTTAGCAAAAACGACTCTTTGGGATTGGTGTAAAGGAAAAGTTTTACCACCCCTTCCTAGGGTACTTGAAATATGTAGCTTATTTGATATTTCACCGGTTTATTTCTACACCCAAGATATCAGTATAAATAAAAATCTAATTATCTTGAATGTAGAGTCTCTTTTAAGGAATCAGGATACAAGAGAAATTAGATTTGATCGCAATAGGGCGTTGTCGATACTTGGGGAATATGCCAACAATTCAGAACGCATTATATCTATGACTGAATTAGCTAAGTTGATAGGCTACCCCAAAAGAACACTTTATGAACATTTTCCAGACCTATGCAAGATTATTTCTGCAAAGAATAAAGAATTTATTAAAAGACGAACAATACAGGCTTATGAAGATAATTGCTTAATAATTGATAAATGTGTTGAAATTCTAGGAAAGCATGGCGTATATCCGAGTAGAAGAAAGATAGAAGAAATTGCACATAAGCCGGGATTACTTAAAGAAAAGAAGTTAAGGGAGTATTTAAATAGATTAATGCAAAATGAATTTTCTAATGACGGGAGGTAA
- a CDS encoding type I restriction-modification system subunit M — protein MSTQPKADINFQTDLFDAANQLRGPVSPADYKHYVLPLIFMRYLSLRYDKRKAQIEAMTDNPDSDFYAAGDNLIRETFLSMDDLYRSDNVFIIPEKAHWDYIRANANQSNIKEIIDNAMKLIEETNTELQGTLPRIFQRATSLPIENVAQLITIFSRDAFSASNENSVDILGRVYEYFIGNFASTEGQRGGEFFTPSSIVNLLVAMLEPTEGKVFDPACGSGGMFIQSDDYSQHNRNLSFYGQEIKENNVRLGKMNVLLHGINADIRLGDSLLNDQFPDLKADYVIANPPFNMKDWGADRIPNDDPRFNVLGLEGVKITDSNANYAWMQHFLHHLSDVGTAGYVIANGAMTTNINGEKEVRQALIEQGYIDCIVQLPEKLFFTTGIPCCLFFLSKNRDGNHSYRERKKEILFIDARELGELVSRRQKVLTEKEVNEIANVYHQYRNIDGKYDDKVGFCKVASLEEVRKQDYKLTSGIYVGTETEIDDGIPFEEKMGELITTLRNQFEESDQLQKQILKKLEGML, from the coding sequence ATGAGTACTCAACCTAAGGCAGATATAAATTTCCAAACAGATTTATTCGATGCAGCGAACCAATTACGCGGTCCGGTTTCACCGGCTGATTATAAGCATTATGTACTACCACTAATTTTCATGAGATATCTATCGTTACGTTATGACAAACGTAAAGCACAAATTGAAGCTATGACGGATAATCCGGACAGTGATTTTTATGCAGCCGGAGATAACTTAATACGTGAAACATTTCTTAGCATGGATGATTTATATAGATCCGACAATGTCTTTATAATTCCAGAAAAGGCTCATTGGGACTATATCCGTGCTAATGCAAATCAATCTAACATTAAAGAAATAATTGACAACGCTATGAAGTTGATTGAGGAAACAAACACAGAATTACAAGGAACCTTACCTCGAATCTTCCAACGTGCAACTTCTTTACCAATAGAGAATGTCGCTCAACTTATTACTATTTTTTCACGTGATGCTTTTAGTGCCTCCAACGAAAATAGTGTTGATATATTAGGCCGAGTGTATGAATACTTTATCGGAAACTTTGCATCTACAGAAGGACAACGTGGTGGAGAGTTCTTTACACCGTCCTCTATTGTAAACTTATTAGTTGCTATGCTTGAGCCAACAGAGGGAAAGGTCTTTGATCCAGCATGCGGTTCAGGTGGGATGTTTATTCAATCTGATGACTATTCTCAACATAATCGTAACTTGTCTTTTTATGGACAAGAAATCAAAGAAAACAACGTACGATTAGGCAAAATGAACGTATTGTTACATGGTATCAATGCTGATATTCGTTTAGGTGATTCTTTACTAAATGATCAATTCCCTGATTTAAAAGCAGACTATGTTATTGCAAATCCACCTTTTAATATGAAAGATTGGGGTGCAGACCGTATTCCTAATGATGACCCACGTTTCAATGTATTGGGATTAGAAGGAGTAAAAATAACGGATAGTAATGCTAACTATGCTTGGATGCAGCATTTCTTGCATCACTTAAGTGATGTTGGTACAGCGGGATATGTTATCGCGAATGGTGCTATGACAACAAATATTAATGGTGAAAAAGAAGTACGACAAGCGTTAATCGAACAAGGCTATATCGACTGTATCGTTCAATTACCTGAAAAATTATTCTTTACAACAGGTATACCTTGTTGTCTATTCTTTTTAAGTAAAAACAGGGATGGAAATCATAGCTATCGAGAACGCAAAAAAGAAATTTTATTTATTGATGCTCGGGAGTTAGGAGAATTAGTATCACGTCGCCAAAAAGTATTAACGGAAAAAGAAGTTAATGAAATAGCCAATGTATATCACCAATATCGTAATATAGATGGAAAATATGACGACAAAGTAGGATTTTGTAAAGTAGCCTCATTAGAAGAGGTACGAAAGCAAGACTATAAATTAACTTCTGGTATTTATGTAGGCACGGAAACAGAAATAGATGATGGTATACCATTTGAAGAAAAAATGGGTGAATTAATTACAACATTACGTAACCAGTTTGAAGAAAGTGATCAACTTCAAAAGCAAATTTTAAAGAAGTTGGAGGGAATGTTATGA
- a CDS encoding restriction endonuclease subunit S produces the protein MSDWITCTLGDAITLKRGYDLPTGKRSNGPFPIYASNGLVGNHNECKVKGPGVVTGRSGTLGKSFYIKEDFWPLNTTLYVQDFKGNNPKFVAYLLENFNFHKFNFGSGVPTLNRNHVHPLPIKLPSIKIQNQIADLIGSIEDKIEINFDINHTLEQMAQTLYKHLAIDFGLSQDEEFEESELGLIPKGWKVGKLKDFAKVVGKNVNVAKLESIVPYIGLEHMPKRSIALLDWETSEKVTSSKTFFSKGDILFGKLRPYFKKVGIAPINGICSTDILVVNAKEEVFYGFLVCILSQDVFIDYCSNSSSGTRMPRTNWRQMGEFKVAIPPKEVLLKFNDMLLNLTNQIMLNIYQNRTLTETRNYLLPRLLSGEIKVTKAAQITKEVLING, from the coding sequence ATGAGCGATTGGATAACTTGCACCTTAGGTGATGCCATTACTCTAAAACGTGGCTACGACTTACCTACTGGCAAAAGAAGCAATGGTCCCTTCCCCATATATGCTTCAAATGGTTTAGTAGGTAATCACAATGAATGTAAGGTAAAAGGCCCTGGAGTAGTAACTGGACGAAGTGGTACTTTAGGAAAATCTTTTTATATTAAAGAGGATTTTTGGCCTTTAAATACCACTTTATATGTCCAAGATTTTAAGGGAAACAATCCAAAATTTGTGGCATATTTACTTGAGAATTTTAACTTTCACAAATTCAATTTTGGTAGCGGTGTCCCTACCTTAAATAGGAATCATGTGCACCCTCTTCCCATTAAATTACCTTCTATTAAAATACAAAACCAAATTGCAGATTTAATCGGGTCTATTGAAGATAAAATAGAGATAAATTTTGATATCAATCACACTCTCGAACAGATGGCACAAACATTATATAAACATTTGGCTATTGATTTTGGATTATCTCAAGATGAAGAATTTGAAGAAAGTGAGTTAGGATTAATTCCAAAAGGATGGAAAGTAGGGAAGTTAAAAGATTTCGCTAAGGTAGTTGGAAAAAATGTTAATGTAGCTAAACTTGAAAGTATTGTTCCTTATATTGGATTAGAGCATATGCCAAAAAGAAGTATTGCGCTATTAGATTGGGAAACCTCAGAAAAAGTAACTAGCTCAAAAACATTTTTTTCTAAAGGGGATATCTTATTTGGTAAATTACGCCCTTATTTCAAAAAGGTAGGAATTGCACCCATTAATGGTATTTGTTCTACAGATATATTAGTTGTTAACGCTAAAGAAGAGGTGTTTTATGGTTTTTTAGTCTGTATTCTTAGTCAAGATGTGTTTATTGATTATTGCAGCAATTCTTCTTCTGGCACGAGAATGCCAAGAACAAATTGGAGACAAATGGGTGAATTTAAGGTAGCAATTCCTCCTAAAGAAGTATTATTAAAATTCAATGATATGCTATTAAATTTAACAAACCAAATAATGCTAAATATTTATCAAAATCGAACTTTGACAGAAACACGTAACTATCTTTTACCCCGACTACTCTCGGGAGAGATTAAAGTAACAAAAGCCGCACAAATAACGAAAGAGGTGTTAATAAATGGCTAG
- a CDS encoding type I restriction endonuclease subunit R has translation MASRLYESDFEQTTIERLQQEGYTYLPAHQWMTRNNLHEVIIKERLSTFLYDKYKMIPSNEIPRLVSLLTTIDGLDVEKRNERFHELLVKGYTFSYEENGKTKYTDVNLIDWGTPKNNDFIVMNQLAIEGRFSRRPDIIIYINGIPLVVFELKSPYREDPSVRGAHLQLQHYVKDIPQLFDYNAFVVLSDGVQTMHGMPFASFEYFSEWKSKDGRTIENNPILSMKTLIEGLFSKERLLEYIQRFIFFKAQGQASVKIGAKYHQYFGATIAYEEALRASGPNGNKKIGTVFHSTGSGKSFTMLFLANLLRRSKGLKNPTIVLQVDRTDLDEQLYKTFVSAESFIGKVFQASSADDLRDLLQNEGGQIVLSTIEKFRLKDNENEHPILSDRSNIIVIADEAHRTQYGVKGFAGNLRQALPNASHVAFSGTPISMIGRDTTEQFGPIIHTYDMVQSVNDGATVKLTYDSRLIPLDLTNLNIDEELADIVAYGSNDDALEKYKRQYAALKKVVGTPKRLEQLAKEIVNHFNTASIEQPFAKGLIVTMSRHICVALYDQLKKIPNCPQMEIVMTGGRTDDPIEWKDVQQGSQYSHIKNEEEKKVIKERLADPKDPLKLCLVVDMFLTGSDFPPMTFLYVDKPMKGHNLIQAIARVNRVFPEKEGGQIIDFIGIVDQLKQATKQYTNSIEPPKEALFDMEEALEIFWGNLEIIRQYVPVHLRPKDWRKLNKIEQEDLFATLLGKFLGMDIEKDFLEAQLKLSKSYKLVSNEMIVRPVVDEILLYEIVKTQIRKISMKDFQAEEQLKQKLNKLIDDSLVTRQTIDIFAVAGIEKPDVSILDEAFILDVKDKKHEDLRLKLLKQLLEDQVKLTFSKNKAKSQKMSELLEKTLNEYHNRIINAADVVRIMTEMRNEMMTEEQKRKDLGLTEEEASFYEIIANMGEHSFENKFIADLVHKVIKEMKREFRPGWTEVHRTDVLAKVRIAVTKVLIKEKVSGQQLQFIMNAIVDEAKEKYRDWPINA, from the coding sequence ATGGCTAGTCGGTTGTATGAATCAGATTTTGAACAAACAACCATCGAGAGACTACAACAAGAAGGTTACACATACTTACCAGCGCACCAATGGATGACACGCAATAATTTACATGAAGTAATAATAAAGGAACGTTTATCAACGTTCCTTTATGATAAATATAAAATGATTCCATCTAATGAGATTCCACGCTTAGTCTCATTATTAACCACAATAGATGGATTGGATGTAGAAAAAAGAAATGAACGTTTTCATGAACTCCTAGTTAAAGGATATACTTTTTCTTATGAAGAAAACGGAAAAACAAAATATACAGATGTTAATTTAATAGATTGGGGTACCCCAAAAAATAATGATTTCATTGTTATGAACCAGCTAGCAATTGAGGGCCGTTTTTCTCGCAGGCCTGATATTATCATTTATATTAATGGTATTCCATTAGTTGTTTTTGAATTAAAGAGCCCTTACCGTGAAGACCCATCTGTTCGAGGTGCCCATTTACAATTACAACATTATGTAAAAGATATTCCACAACTATTTGACTACAACGCTTTTGTTGTCCTATCAGATGGAGTACAAACAATGCATGGGATGCCCTTTGCTTCATTTGAATATTTTTCCGAATGGAAGTCAAAAGATGGACGTACAATTGAAAATAATCCTATATTATCTATGAAAACATTAATTGAAGGATTATTTTCAAAGGAACGTTTATTGGAGTACATTCAACGATTTATCTTCTTTAAAGCACAAGGACAGGCTAGTGTTAAAATCGGGGCAAAGTACCATCAATATTTTGGAGCAACGATTGCATACGAGGAAGCGTTACGGGCTTCTGGTCCAAATGGAAATAAAAAGATTGGAACGGTATTCCATAGTACCGGTTCAGGTAAATCTTTTACTATGCTATTTTTAGCAAATTTACTACGCCGTTCAAAAGGTTTAAAAAACCCAACAATTGTTTTGCAGGTAGATCGCACAGATTTAGATGAACAATTATATAAAACATTTGTTAGTGCGGAAAGTTTTATAGGCAAGGTATTTCAAGCAAGTTCAGCAGATGATTTACGTGATTTATTACAAAATGAAGGTGGACAAATTGTATTATCTACAATTGAAAAATTCCGCTTAAAAGATAATGAAAATGAACACCCTATATTATCTGATCGTTCCAATATTATTGTTATTGCCGATGAAGCACACCGCACTCAATATGGTGTAAAAGGATTTGCGGGGAACTTAAGACAAGCTTTACCAAATGCTTCTCATGTTGCCTTTTCAGGTACACCAATTTCTATGATTGGAAGAGATACTACAGAACAATTCGGGCCTATAATTCATACATATGACATGGTTCAATCGGTAAACGATGGTGCAACTGTTAAATTAACATATGACTCTCGCTTAATTCCATTAGATTTAACTAATCTAAATATTGATGAAGAATTAGCTGACATCGTTGCTTATGGTTCAAATGATGATGCATTAGAAAAGTACAAGCGTCAATATGCAGCATTAAAAAAGGTCGTTGGAACACCAAAACGATTAGAGCAATTAGCAAAAGAAATTGTAAACCACTTTAATACGGCTAGCATTGAGCAACCTTTTGCAAAAGGCTTAATAGTAACGATGAGTCGGCATATTTGCGTAGCTTTGTATGACCAACTAAAGAAAATACCTAATTGCCCACAAATGGAAATTGTTATGACAGGAGGAAGAACAGACGATCCAATAGAATGGAAAGACGTACAACAAGGTAGCCAATACTCACATATAAAAAATGAAGAAGAAAAGAAAGTTATCAAAGAAAGATTAGCAGATCCAAAAGATCCATTAAAACTATGCTTAGTTGTAGATATGTTCTTAACAGGTTCAGATTTTCCACCAATGACATTTCTATATGTCGACAAACCTATGAAAGGTCATAACTTAATTCAAGCAATCGCACGTGTTAACCGGGTGTTTCCAGAAAAAGAAGGCGGTCAAATTATTGATTTCATCGGTATTGTAGACCAATTAAAACAGGCAACAAAACAATATACAAATAGTATCGAACCACCAAAAGAAGCACTTTTTGATATGGAAGAAGCATTAGAGATATTTTGGGGGAATTTAGAGATTATACGACAATATGTACCAGTACATTTACGTCCGAAAGATTGGCGCAAATTGAATAAAATTGAGCAAGAAGATTTATTTGCAACACTACTAGGAAAGTTTTTAGGTATGGATATAGAAAAAGATTTCTTAGAGGCTCAATTAAAATTATCTAAATCCTATAAACTTGTTTCTAACGAAATGATTGTAAGACCTGTAGTAGATGAAATATTGCTTTATGAAATTGTAAAAACCCAAATACGCAAAATTAGTATGAAGGATTTTCAAGCAGAAGAACAATTAAAACAAAAATTAAACAAATTAATAGATGATAGTCTCGTAACCCGCCAAACAATTGATATATTTGCCGTTGCAGGTATAGAAAAGCCAGATGTATCTATTCTAGATGAAGCATTTATATTAGACGTAAAAGATAAAAAACATGAAGATTTACGTTTAAAATTATTGAAACAACTATTAGAAGACCAAGTAAAATTAACGTTTTCTAAAAACAAGGCAAAATCTCAAAAAATGAGTGAGCTATTAGAGAAAACATTAAATGAATATCATAACCGCATTATTAATGCAGCAGACGTAGTACGTATTATGACAGAAATGCGTAATGAAATGATGACTGAGGAACAAAAACGTAAAGATTTAGGGCTAACCGAAGAAGAAGCTTCCTTCTATGAGATTATCGCTAACATGGGGGAACATTCCTTTGAAAATAAGTTTATTGCCGATTTAGTTCACAAAGTAATTAAAGAAATGAAGAGAGAATTTCGTCCTGGCTGGACAGAGGTTCATCGTACCGATGTTTTAGCAAAAGTACGTATTGCCGTTACAAAAGTTCTTATTAAAGAAAAAGTTTCTGGTCAACAACTACAATTTATTATGAACGCGATTGTTGATGAAGCAAAGGAGAAATATAGAGATTGGCCAATTAATGCTTGA
- the smpB gene encoding SsrA-binding protein, which translates to MPKGTGKVIAQNKKAFHDYFIEETYEAGLVLQGTEIKSIRAGRVNLKDAFARVHNGEVWVHNMHISTYEQGNRFNHDPLRTRKLLLHKKEIEKLTGASKETGYALVPVRIYLKNGFAKMALGLAKGKKQYDKRHDLKEKEAKREIARAFRDRQKM; encoded by the coding sequence ATGCCAAAGGGTACAGGTAAGGTTATTGCACAAAATAAAAAAGCTTTTCATGATTATTTCATCGAAGAAACATACGAAGCAGGGCTTGTCCTTCAAGGAACGGAAATTAAGTCGATTCGCGCTGGACGCGTGAACTTGAAAGATGCATTTGCTCGTGTACATAATGGTGAAGTATGGGTTCATAATATGCATATTAGCACGTACGAACAAGGGAATCGTTTCAACCATGATCCGCTTCGTACGAGAAAGTTACTTCTTCATAAAAAAGAAATTGAGAAGTTAACAGGTGCTTCAAAAGAAACAGGTTATGCATTAGTTCCAGTTAGAATCTATTTAAAAAATGGATTTGCAAAAATGGCACTTGGTTTAGCAAAAGGTAAGAAACAATACGATAAGCGTCACGATTTAAAAGAGAAAGAAGCAAAACGTGAAATTGCACGCGCGTTCCGTGATCGTCAAAAGATGTAA
- the rnr gene encoding ribonuclease R, with protein sequence MEEITQEHIDKLLLFMREEAYKPLTIQELEEAFGIEGSEGFKDFVKALVMMEEKGLVIRTRSNRYGLPEKMNLVRGKLIGHARGFAFVVPDEKKTGDDDLFIPPTELNGALHGDTVLARLSSQSSGSRQEGSIIRILERGTKELVGTYTESKNFGFVIPDNKRWTSDIFILKSASMGAVEGHKVVVKITSYPENRLSAEGEVIQILGHKNDPGVDILSVIHKHHLPLAFPEEVMEHANSVPETISEEDLKDRRDLRDQMIVTIDGADAKDLDDAVTVTKLENGNYKLGVHIADVSHYVQEGSPIDVEAAERATSVYLVDRVIPMIPHRLSNGICSLNPKVDRLTLSCEMEINNLGDVVKHEIFQSVIKTTERMTYADVRSILEDEDEELIKRYESLVPMFKEMGQLAQILRGKRMRRGAIDFDFKEAKVLVDEEGKPTDVVMRDRSVSEKLIEEFMLVANETVAEHFHWMNVPFMYRVHEDPKEDKLERFFEFVTNFGYAVKGRANEVHPRALQQILEMVQGQPEEVVISTVMLRSMKQARYDADSLGHFGLSTEFYTHFTSPIRRYPDTIVHRLIREYIIKGKVDNETQAKWREKLPEIADHSSNMERRAVEAERETDEMKKAEYMVDKIGEEYDGMISSVTNFGLFVELPNTIEGLVHVSYLTDDYYRYDEQHFAMIGERTGNVFRIGDEITIRVINVNKDERAIDFEIVGMKGTPRRKFKDRPVVIEQPRTGRKKRGGRSERSNERGGERGTGRKFDRGGKGKGTGKGRGSASASASASASQPGKKDGNGKKKKAFFENVPGFKKKKKKRK encoded by the coding sequence TTGGAAGAAATCACACAAGAACATATTGATAAGTTGTTATTATTTATGAGAGAAGAAGCGTATAAACCGTTAACGATACAAGAGTTAGAAGAGGCATTTGGAATTGAAGGTTCTGAAGGCTTTAAAGATTTTGTAAAGGCACTTGTAATGATGGAAGAGAAGGGACTTGTTATTCGTACGCGTAGCAATCGTTACGGTCTTCCTGAAAAAATGAATTTAGTACGTGGTAAGTTAATTGGACATGCACGTGGCTTTGCATTCGTTGTACCAGACGAGAAGAAAACGGGAGACGATGATCTTTTCATCCCGCCTACAGAATTAAACGGTGCACTTCATGGCGATACAGTATTAGCACGCCTTAGTTCTCAATCGAGCGGTTCGCGTCAAGAAGGTTCAATTATACGCATTTTAGAACGTGGCACGAAAGAACTAGTTGGTACATATACAGAATCGAAAAACTTTGGATTTGTTATACCTGACAATAAGCGTTGGACGAGTGATATCTTTATCTTGAAAAGCGCATCAATGGGTGCTGTAGAAGGTCATAAAGTAGTTGTGAAAATTACGAGTTATCCAGAGAATCGTTTAAGTGCAGAAGGTGAAGTTATTCAAATTCTAGGTCATAAAAATGATCCAGGAGTAGATATTTTATCTGTTATTCATAAACATCATTTACCTTTAGCGTTCCCTGAAGAAGTGATGGAGCATGCAAACAGTGTACCAGAAACGATTTCAGAAGAAGATTTAAAAGATCGCCGTGACCTGCGTGACCAAATGATCGTAACAATTGACGGTGCAGACGCGAAAGATTTAGATGACGCTGTTACAGTAACGAAGCTTGAGAACGGTAACTATAAGCTTGGCGTTCATATTGCGGATGTAAGTCATTACGTGCAAGAAGGTTCTCCAATTGATGTAGAAGCAGCGGAGAGAGCGACGAGTGTATATCTTGTTGACCGTGTAATTCCGATGATTCCGCACCGTCTATCTAACGGTATTTGTTCATTAAATCCGAAAGTAGATCGTCTGACATTATCTTGTGAAATGGAAATCAACAACTTAGGTGACGTTGTAAAACACGAGATTTTCCAAAGTGTAATTAAAACGACAGAGCGTATGACGTATGCTGACGTAAGAAGCATTTTAGAAGATGAGGACGAAGAATTAATTAAGCGCTATGAGTCGCTTGTACCGATGTTTAAAGAGATGGGGCAATTGGCACAAATCCTACGTGGAAAACGTATGCGCCGCGGTGCAATCGACTTTGATTTTAAAGAAGCGAAAGTATTAGTAGATGAAGAAGGAAAACCGACAGACGTTGTTATGCGTGATCGTTCTGTATCAGAGAAGTTAATTGAAGAATTTATGCTTGTTGCGAACGAAACAGTAGCAGAACATTTCCACTGGATGAACGTACCATTCATGTACCGTGTCCATGAAGATCCGAAAGAAGATAAGTTAGAGCGTTTCTTCGAGTTTGTAACGAACTTCGGATATGCAGTAAAAGGACGCGCAAATGAAGTACATCCTCGTGCGCTGCAACAAATTCTTGAAATGGTGCAAGGACAGCCTGAAGAGGTAGTCATTTCAACAGTTATGCTTCGTTCCATGAAGCAAGCACGTTACGATGCGGATAGCTTAGGACATTTCGGTTTATCAACTGAGTTCTACACGCATTTCACATCGCCAATTCGTCGTTACCCAGATACGATTGTTCATAGATTAATTCGTGAATACATCATTAAAGGTAAAGTCGACAATGAAACACAAGCAAAATGGCGTGAAAAATTACCTGAGATTGCAGATCATTCTTCTAATATGGAACGCCGTGCTGTTGAAGCAGAACGTGAAACAGACGAAATGAAAAAGGCAGAGTATATGGTTGATAAGATCGGCGAAGAGTATGACGGTATGATTAGCTCTGTAACAAACTTCGGTTTATTCGTAGAGCTTCCAAATACAATTGAAGGTCTTGTACACGTTAGCTACTTAACGGATGATTACTACCGTTATGACGAGCAGCATTTCGCAATGATTGGAGAACGTACAGGTAACGTATTCCGCATCGGTGACGAAATTACCATTCGCGTTATTAACGTAAACAAAGACGAGCGTGCAATCGACTTTGAAATCGTTGGCATGAAAGGTACGCCTCGTCGTAAGTTCAAAGATCGTCCAGTCGTTATCGAACAGCCAAGAACAGGCAGAAAGAAACGCGGTGGACGTAGCGAGCGTAGTAATGAGCGCGGCGGAGAACGTGGCACAGGTAGAAAATTTGACCGTGGTGGCAAAGGTAAAGGCACAGGCAAAGGAAGAGGATCAGCGTCTGCTTCCGCGTCAGCATCAGCTAGCCAGCCAGGGAAAAAAGATGGTAACGGCAAGAAGAAAAAAGCATTCTTCGAAAACGTACCAGGATTCAAGAAGAAAAAGAAAAAGCGTAAGTAA
- the estA gene encoding carboxylesterase produces the protein MKLASPKPFTFEGGDRAVLLLHGFTGNSADVRMLGRFLEKKGYTCHAPIYKGHGVPPEELVHTGPEDWWQDVTEAYQLLKDKGFEKIAVVGLSLGGVFSLKLGYTVPVLGVVPMCAPMYIKSEETMYQGILAYAREYKKREQKSLEQIEQEMLEFQKTPMDTLKALQQLIADVRNNVDMIYAPTFVVQARHDEMINTDSANIIYNGVESTLKDIKWYEDSTHVITLDKQRDELHEDVYNFLEQLDW, from the coding sequence ATGAAATTAGCATCTCCGAAACCATTTACATTTGAAGGTGGAGACCGCGCTGTTTTATTATTACATGGATTCACAGGAAACTCAGCTGATGTACGTATGTTAGGGCGTTTCTTAGAAAAGAAAGGCTACACTTGTCATGCGCCAATTTATAAAGGGCACGGTGTACCACCAGAAGAGCTTGTTCATACAGGTCCTGAAGATTGGTGGCAAGATGTAACGGAGGCGTATCAGCTTTTAAAAGATAAAGGCTTTGAGAAAATTGCTGTTGTTGGATTGTCACTTGGCGGCGTATTTTCTTTAAAATTAGGTTATACAGTACCAGTTTTAGGTGTAGTGCCAATGTGTGCACCAATGTATATTAAGAGTGAAGAAACAATGTACCAAGGTATATTGGCGTACGCCCGCGAATATAAAAAGCGTGAACAAAAATCACTAGAGCAAATCGAACAAGAAATGTTGGAATTCCAAAAGACACCGATGGATACATTAAAAGCATTACAACAATTAATTGCTGACGTACGTAACAATGTGGACATGATTTATGCGCCAACATTTGTTGTACAAGCGCGTCATGATGAAATGATTAATACAGATAGTGCTAACATTATTTATAACGGTGTAGAATCAACGTTAAAAGACATTAAATGGTATGAAGACTCTACGCATGTCATTACACTTGATAAACAGCGTGACGAGCTACATGAGGATGTATATAACTTCTTGGAGCAACTAGATTGGTAA